Proteins from a single region of Catalinimonas alkaloidigena:
- the ric gene encoding iron-sulfur cluster repair di-iron protein, with protein sequence MQEPVGQIVNRDYRTADIFKKFNIDFCCGGKKPLIKACEKKNINLEELEQALLSVLNQPQEEVVNYAAWPLDLLVDYIEKKHHRYVEENIPLLQQYLHKVASVHGDRHPELIEVYQLFNQCEDELGQHMQKEEQILFPYIRMMINTQLRGRQLETPYFGTVENPIAMMEHEHDAEGERFRKIAALCDQYTPPADACNTYKVTFAKLQEFEADLYTHIHLENNILFPKAAELEKKLALAALD encoded by the coding sequence ATGCAAGAACCTGTAGGGCAGATCGTCAACCGTGATTATCGTACCGCTGATATTTTCAAAAAGTTTAATATTGATTTTTGCTGTGGGGGCAAAAAGCCATTGATCAAGGCCTGTGAGAAAAAAAATATTAATCTGGAAGAGCTTGAGCAAGCTTTGTTAAGTGTGCTCAACCAACCACAAGAGGAAGTAGTTAATTACGCTGCATGGCCACTGGATCTGTTAGTTGACTATATTGAAAAGAAACACCACCGCTATGTAGAAGAGAATATTCCACTCCTCCAGCAGTATCTTCATAAAGTAGCCTCAGTACATGGTGATCGCCATCCAGAGTTAATTGAAGTATATCAACTTTTTAACCAGTGTGAGGATGAACTGGGACAGCATATGCAAAAAGAAGAGCAAATTTTATTTCCCTATATACGTATGATGATAAATACTCAGCTTAGGGGCAGACAACTAGAGACCCCGTATTTTGGTACAGTAGAAAATCCCATCGCTATGATGGAGCATGAGCATGATGCGGAAGGCGAAAGGTTTAGAAAAATAGCTGCTTTGTGCGATCAGTATACTCCTCCGGCAGATGCCTGTAATACGTACAAAGTTACATTTGCTAAGCTTCAGGAGTTTGAGGCAGACCTCTATACCCATATACATTTAGAGAACAACATTCTATTCCCTAAAGCTGCTGAACTGGAGAAGAAACTCGCTTTGGCTGCATTAGATTAA
- a CDS encoding ribonucleotide reductase N-terminal alpha domain-containing protein produces MIAKLTPTKETLQVFTENEVREQSTAYFCGDSLAAEVWMSKYALKDSQGNFYEKSPDDMHRRLAREFARIEERYPMSLLEDEIYALLKNFSYIIPQGSPMAGIGNNFQQASLSNCFVIGVESEADSYGSVLSLDEELVQLMKRRGGVGVDLSHIRPEGSKVNNSALTATGIVPFMHRFSNSTPGK; encoded by the coding sequence GTGATTGCTAAACTAACACCAACAAAGGAAACACTGCAGGTTTTTACTGAAAATGAAGTCAGAGAGCAAAGTACTGCTTATTTTTGCGGTGATAGCCTGGCCGCAGAGGTATGGATGAGTAAATATGCTTTGAAGGATAGTCAAGGAAATTTTTATGAGAAGTCTCCAGACGATATGCATAGAAGACTTGCCAGGGAGTTTGCTCGTATAGAGGAGCGATACCCTATGTCCTTATTGGAAGATGAAATATATGCGCTTCTAAAAAACTTTTCTTACATCATTCCGCAAGGTAGTCCTATGGCGGGGATTGGAAATAACTTTCAGCAGGCATCTTTATCCAACTGTTTTGTTATCGGAGTTGAGTCAGAAGCTGATTCTTATGGTTCTGTACTTTCTTTGGACGAAGAACTTGTGCAACTTATGAAAAGAAGGGGAGGTGTGGGTGTAGACTTATCTCACATCAGGCCGGAAGGTAGTAAAGTAAATAATTCCGCACTGACAGCTACTGGCATCGTCCCTTTCATGCATCGTTTTTCAAACTCTACACCCGGGAAGTAG
- a CDS encoding adenosylcobalamin-dependent ribonucleoside-diphosphate reductase: MLTLMVKHPEAVSFANAKRNTTDVTGANISLKLDDAFMLAVQDDGLYLQEFPVNSSAPLVSKETKAREIWQEIIEGAWKSAEPGVIFWDTIIRESLPDRYAEEGFQTVSTNPCGEIPLCPYDSCRLMAMNLTGYVKDSFHSEAYFDFDLFKQHVRIALRLMDDLVDLELEKINRIIEKVEKDTEPKHYKRVEHELWIKIKEKCEKGRRTGLGITGLGDMLASLGIKYGSEESITVAEQVQTTLLVEAYRSSIQLGKERGVFPVFDAEKEKGHPLINRIRRIDPELVKDMALNGRRNISMLTIAPTGSTSLLSQTTSGIEPAFRLYYSRRKKVNDAKSGKSNQHYFIDDNGDTYEEYAVFHHGFRKWLEHQGYQPDEIKTFNKKDLLRLLEESPYAEASSDQIDWRAKVKLQSALQKWVDHSISVTVNLPEDTPQAMISQIYIDAWKQGCKGITVYREGSRAGILVSEKKLDQQDFLETIPPKRPVELEAAVLRFKNNEKNWVAVVGIYHGKPYEIFTGRAEDSFSILESVDKGKVIKSKGENGKNRYDFQYLDNDGYKVTIEGLSRTFNEEYWNYAKLISGILRHGMPLKYVIEMIEDLYLDGQTLNTWRNGVKRALLQFIPDGTVPTDNACPHCKQASLVYQESCLQCSQCGYSKCG, encoded by the coding sequence ATGCTCACCCTGATGGTAAAACACCCGGAGGCTGTTTCCTTTGCCAACGCCAAAAGGAATACAACTGATGTTACAGGAGCTAATATATCTTTAAAGTTAGATGATGCCTTTATGCTGGCCGTTCAGGATGACGGTTTGTATTTGCAAGAGTTTCCGGTCAATAGTTCCGCTCCATTAGTTAGTAAAGAGACGAAAGCCCGGGAGATCTGGCAGGAGATTATTGAAGGTGCCTGGAAGTCAGCAGAGCCGGGCGTTATCTTCTGGGATACCATCATCCGTGAATCATTACCGGACCGTTATGCTGAAGAAGGTTTCCAGACAGTCTCTACCAATCCCTGTGGAGAGATTCCTCTTTGTCCGTATGATAGCTGCCGCCTTATGGCGATGAATCTGACTGGCTATGTGAAAGATTCCTTTCATTCGGAAGCTTATTTTGATTTTGATCTTTTCAAACAGCATGTCAGAATCGCTCTTCGCTTGATGGATGATTTGGTGGATCTGGAGCTTGAAAAGATCAACAGAATCATAGAGAAAGTAGAAAAAGACACAGAGCCTAAACATTACAAGCGGGTAGAGCATGAACTGTGGATTAAAATCAAAGAAAAGTGTGAGAAAGGGAGGAGGACAGGCTTGGGTATCACCGGTTTGGGTGATATGCTGGCATCATTGGGCATTAAATATGGGTCTGAGGAGTCTATCACTGTAGCGGAGCAGGTGCAAACTACACTCCTGGTGGAAGCATATAGAAGCTCCATTCAACTGGGCAAGGAAAGAGGAGTATTTCCTGTGTTTGATGCGGAAAAAGAAAAGGGGCATCCTCTGATCAACAGAATCAGGCGCATAGATCCGGAGTTGGTAAAAGATATGGCACTGAACGGTAGAAGAAACATATCTATGCTTACCATTGCCCCCACCGGAAGCACAAGCCTGCTTAGCCAGACCACCTCAGGTATAGAACCAGCCTTTAGGCTCTATTATTCCCGGAGGAAAAAGGTAAATGACGCAAAATCCGGAAAATCAAATCAGCATTATTTTATAGATGATAATGGGGATACCTATGAAGAATATGCTGTTTTTCATCATGGCTTCAGAAAGTGGTTAGAGCATCAGGGTTATCAGCCTGATGAAATCAAAACCTTCAATAAAAAGGACCTTCTGCGATTGTTAGAAGAATCGCCTTATGCCGAAGCCAGCAGCGATCAGATTGACTGGAGGGCTAAGGTGAAGCTACAGAGTGCATTACAGAAATGGGTAGACCACTCAATTAGTGTTACAGTGAATTTGCCGGAAGATACCCCTCAGGCTATGATCTCGCAAATCTATATTGATGCCTGGAAACAGGGCTGTAAAGGGATCACAGTGTACCGGGAAGGCAGCCGGGCTGGAATTTTAGTAAGTGAAAAGAAACTTGATCAGCAGGATTTTTTGGAAACCATTCCACCCAAACGACCCGTTGAGTTGGAAGCAGCTGTATTGCGATTTAAAAACAATGAAAAAAACTGGGTTGCCGTGGTGGGCATATATCATGGTAAGCCCTATGAGATTTTTACAGGAAGGGCCGAAGATTCTTTCTCTATTCTGGAAAGTGTAGATAAGGGAAAAGTGATTAAAAGTAAGGGAGAAAATGGCAAAAACAGGTATGACTTCCAGTACTTGGATAATGATGGCTACAAGGTGACGATTGAAGGATTGTCACGTACATTCAATGAAGAGTACTGGAATTACGCCAAGCTCATCAGTGGGATACTCAGACATGGAATGCCACTCAAGTATGTTATTGAAATGATTGAAGATCTGTACCTGGATGGCCAGACATTAAATACCTGGAGGAATGGTGTAAAAAGGGCTTTATTACAATTTATACCCGATGGTACTGTGCCTACTGATAACGCCTGCCCTCATTGTAAACAAGCCTCATTAGTCTATCAGGAATCCTGCTTGCAATGTAGCCAATGTGGGTACAGTAAGTGCGGTTAA